The DNA segment gacgatgattcggcattttgagactgtgtctcgagaccttgctcatctgtccaaagagatcactgcccatcatcgcactcaaatcaaaacgctctctaccgtctccgaacaagttgtcagatccaaaaaccgccttcataggcagttgaatgatcggatggacactatgcaagctactctacttgctcaactagatgcaaaaattgatactatgcaagcctgccttggcactcaactcactgagatcatccttcgactcaaccaaggtgatgccaaaaagggggaagaagagcaacgaagagcagcagaAGCAAGAAGACGTgtggaagaagccgacagaagaagaagagaaggtgataggtcaggaggagccagttggttcaaaagatgaacaacttgtctcttctttacttgTCCCAGCTGCAtctctttttgtttttgttcagtaggtgtaataagaatgcttattgtaattaatgaaattcattctctcaatgaagttcattttaatgctttcatattgttcttggagcacttaagttttgtcatcaccaaaaagggggaaattgttgaatccgacattttggtgataacaaacaacaactcattgtataggaatgtgctgccaatcctttgtatttcaggaatctactacaactcctaccgcaaccgtctaaacccttcaagttatctaccggaagcttgtcaaccgcctttgtctctcgaccggttgcagtcacaagcctatcggctggttattcaaaccagcagaggataaatttCTCTACCGGAAGAAagtcaactgcttatcaagatatctcaagacaaatacttgagacaagacgttctttgtaagatcttttattaaaagcagaaccggcgtatcagaagatctgttgactcttgcatcgagacaacaggttgcactaaaatggcaaaaacgcagaatggctacagataaagcattcgaccgtttataccagttttggactcTGGAAGTTTTCTGCAtctaaagaagtgtacgatcttcatacAGAATCATCAacgcatttatgaagcattaaatgtgcattcaatgcagcatcagaacattcaaaataaagacgttgatggttgacctatataaagggaagattgctcaagaagtagCAGAGAAGATAAGCAactcgaaaaatctcaatcaactcaatcacttgaatactatcagaagtcctcatctgatatactgaagcaatacttgagcacacttacaagatcattcacttgctgctcaaataaaccctcgcctacagtttacatatctgatcttcaaggatcatcctagggtttccaagcctctcgactgctctgcagtttgagaagctcaaccggactgtactcattattgaagagacttgaagctactctgaaagcttccaccagtctgataagaactgagaatcttatctgtgtaaatctaggagtttcggattaggcattggataagtcctaagtctgaagtgggtgtattgcaagacgttgtaataaccaaagtcttctagtgaattccttcctaagtggaagaaggggagacgtagaaggattaagccttcgaacttccataaatcgtgcctcagtctttactgctatttatcttacatattgctcatacattgtgttataaactttgcatcactaaaacctctgaactatttccgcactatttaagttgttcaaaccgttttagaagttgagaaaacagattaagtgaactaaacttcacttgatcattttgaaaaggaagaagaaaagtttcagagtgtattcaccccccctctaccctctgaaccgatcccaacacataccctattacttcacgtgacactacttcggtaaaTAAGGGTCCTACaacttcggttattaaccgaagtcttatgccatttttctactagtgtataactacctctgtgcccgtggtaaaactacctctgtgccaccACTGCACCAGCCCGTAAGTAGGTTGGATTCATGACTTTTAATCATAACTGTGCTGCCAcaccacttcaacttccataaaaatattttttaaaattcccttaatcataaataaaataatctatGCATACatggaattaaaataaaaatcttaatAATTTCATCATTTCATAAAactttgtccgtaaatatatatttaattattttccataaaaattatacttatacttaaaatacatgcatgaattaaatatatatttacggaccatttaattttcatgaattcatTCGAGCTGCAGACCTCTTAAACTTAATCTCATAGACTCTTAGACTGGTCCCTTAATTTACTTAAACTGACCCAATTACtcaaaccaagcccattaattaaaTTATCCCATAAACTTCATCAAGCCCATTAATACCTAATCTGACTCATTAATGCTAAGTCTGGCCCATTAATTATCTAGCCCAATAACACTgggcccaataattttcatggggtTACTTGACCCATGAAAATTTAGTGGGCTCACATAGATTTATTACTTAAGCCCATTACACCAATTTACTAGTCAagtccaaaataattaattatacacttaactaattaattaaattacccggggccaaaataaaataatccagACCCGTACATACATGATTTGACCCTAAAACATTCCAACCCAACCCAAGAAGCCTCTGACCCAACCCTGCCCATGCTGCCCAACCAACTCCTTCTACCCTAGCTCTTTTCCCTTCTTGCACAGCTGCACTATTTCCAATTGGACCACCTGATCGGTCACCCTTATCCGGAGCCCCGCCACCCAGACTTCCCATGGTCCAAGTGGTCCTAACCAGCCAAGCCCTAGCCCAAACCAATCCCTACAGGAAGAGAACGAACCCAAACTTTTTAGCCTATCTGCTCGCATCTAGCTGTAGCGACTTAACCAATCACGTTCGTTCTCCCTGCTCCGACCAACTTCGGCTGTAAAGCCACCGACCACACTTAGCCAACATCCAagcggttctaacccaacaaacctGACCCAAAACCGTGCGCTATAGGAAGAGAACAAACTATTCTGCCAGGACCCTAATCCCTGCGTGCGATCTGCATGCACCAGAAAAGAAACTCGATTGACCTGCCTATTCCAGCCTTTCCCAACCACTTTCGACTGAACCAACCTAACCCATAGACCCTTAAGGACCCTAACTCAACCCCCAAGACATGGTTCAGCAACCAGGAACAAACCTTAGCATAAAAAACATGAGAAATTATGAGACAAAGCATAAAAAACGTGGACTTCTCAAGAACTCATGCATGATATGTAAGAAACATAACCCTCAGTGATGCATGTTGTAAACACACAATTAAATCATGTAAAAACAGTGAGTATATGATCTAATGGCTGGTTAAAGAAGATAATCAAACGTGCCTTTGCGTTTTCACGCTTGAAATAACAATACGGTCGCGTATTCGGTTTTCCGGGACGAACAGAACTTCAAATCTCCCATTTTTCTTCAACTAACGTGAAGTGTGTGTTCTTGGTGTGTGTTTGTGATGGTTGTGAGGGAGGGAATCTGATTGTTAACGTGATCTAGGGTGAATGAGGGTGGATGCTAGTATTTGTTTGTGCAGAAAACGGGTCGGGTTTGGATCACACTAACAACCAAGTTAAAACACCATTAATCCCACTCAAAATATGATAATAAACATGTAATTTTCGTAATATTAGTTTAAGGGCTTTTTAAAGCTTATTAAAAGtctttaaaatgacttattttggtgAAAATCgggtttctatatatatatatatatatatatgaaataaacCTTAGAATAATAATTTACGCTCCTTGAAAACAGTAGTAAAAATCTTGGAAGAAAAATTTCTATCTCGTTCgcccacggtcccgtctacatgatcaaaaaatacatttctcaaataaattcataaattttataataactGGTTAAATGCTATAATaacatttaaaacatgcaaataaatcgcataatacacataatatcacataaaatcattttaccctttttaacttatttttaaatcattaaatctcctagttatgcatgcggttTTACGTAACAAATTTTTCAGGTATTACATCTTACATCTTGATGTAATAACATATTAAACTGCTTGCTTTTACATAACTGATTTATTATGTTATTGAACTGTTATTTATCTCTTAATTTTTAGTAGGAGTTcataagttttgtcatcaccaaaaaaataaaaattgttggACCCTTAGTTTTGGTGATTACAAACTGAACTGCCAAgcattgtaaaaaaaaaaaaaaggtatatGATCTCCGACTGCTCTACAAAATTCTCTGAACTTCTCAAAAGACTCGAGAAGAATATTCGGACTACTTGAAGAATCTTCAACTACTCTAGGAGACTCATTAAACCGCTTGAAGATctcgaaaaatattttaagacaAAACTCTTTATGACTATTAAGGTCAAAAATGCTCTAAAGAATTACAATTTCAAACACCAATAAAACAGAAAAACCGTCAATCCCATTTAAAAGTCGCAAAAGAATTAATCTTATTCATCTTGGGCAAATATCTTGTCTCATATTAATGAAGACATGCACACAGATATTTATGAAGATTCTTGGAAGACTAACACACAGTTCAGAAGAACACTTATAAAGTCATCAAAGATGAACGTTACAAAGAGatgtctctctctctctatatatatatatatatatatagggagagaaagagagagagagagagagagagagagagagagagaggaagCTTCAAAAAAACACTACTACGACGATAGAAAACAAACCTTCAACAGAAAATAATCTCGAAAGCTATCAAACACTCTCTGAGCACTTTTTATATACTCAACTGTTTAATAAGCCCATATATCCAAGCTACAGATCAGATCTTTCTAAGGATAAAAAGAGCGAAGAGTTAACTCACAACTGCTCATTCCAGAATTGTCAAAGAGGAGTTGCTCATCTGTTTGAATCTATGAATTCATTCAAACTATAATTATTTCACCTGTCATGACTTGTTGTCTTAATTTGTGTTGGAAACTAGGAGTTTCGATCTAGGCAAATGATAAGTCCTACGATTGAAGTGAGTTTTATACAAAGAAGTATATAAACCAAAGTCTTATAATGAATTCATTCCTTAAGTAGTAGAATGGGAGACGTAGAAGCAGTTGACTTCGAATTTCCATATATCCTGTCTTATTTACTTCAACTGCTCACTTACTTCATTATCTTTTCTTATTTGAATATGAAGATATcacaaaattatttgaattgtttatCCACACTATTTTATTAGTTCAAATTGCTTTAGAGAGTAAAGAAAATagtcttattatttttatttaatcgGCAACAATGCATATTTTGTTAATGAATTTATAATTGACAATATTCTAATAATTTGTTTTTTACGTACATAGTATAAGTACTGATGTTGAGTTTCAATAAGGTAAATAGTAATAATCATAACTATTTTCTTATGAATAGGTCTCTTGTGAGTTGGGTTGACTCGatttatatttatatcaaaAACTAACATTTTTTACTTagaaagtaatatttttcattaGTTAAGTTGGATTGGAGATCCTTTCTCTCACAATTAACAAGTGAGACCGTTTAATAGGAGTTTATATTTGCATGGTATTAATTTTGTATTTGAAATTAAAGATGTAAAATCTCAAATTCGACGATTGTCTCCACCGTTTCAAGATGGATCTTTtgagcgtgcttatgtcctcactcataCACCTTAAGAAACTTtccaaggggtcacccatcctataatttccccatcctatcaagacgggtctttcgagcatgcttatgtcctcacttaCACACCCTAAGAAACTTCCAAGAGCATAACACCCaccctataattgccccaattcaagcacgcttaactttgaagttcttatgtgatgagttCTCGAAAAGAAGATGTGTCTTcatgatatgagtagtacatatcaaatcttgtGTACATCTTATTCTAatgtgggatcggttcattcatccACTGTCGCCCATTCATTGGCGGGGTTTTCATCTTTCAGTATAACCACCCATATTGTGGACATGTTTCGCCATAGGATATTTTGGCTTCGgacgtcacatgcccaccaacTTCCCCTTGGTTCGCACGGTCAGATGTTCACCCATCTTATAATTATCAAGTCAaacacgcttaactttgaagttTATATGTGATGAGCTCTCGAAAATAATGGGTCTTTCGAGTTTGCTTGTGTCCATCACACGCATCTTGGTAAAATTTCCAGGGGGTCATCCGTTCTATAGTTGCCCCATGTCAAGTAAGCTACTGTGGAGTTGTTACGTGTTGATCTTCCGAAAAGAAAGTGTACCTTAGATGAACATCAAAACTAAATCATTTGTCCTGCGAGCCAAAACCGGCCGGCCCACAACCCGTCGCAACCTTCCACTATACAGGCGGGGTAGCCCATCTTTAAGGTGGGTTGGAAAAAAATCAactcaacccacctattttaggtgAAGGGACGGGCCAACTGATGGGTTTACGTATAATTTGGCAGGTTTTAGCGGACCAACCCGCAACCCATGACAACTCAATATTAGGGAGGGCATGACAACTTAGTTTCTAGGCGGGTTGTGAAATTGTCAACTAACCCACCTAATTTGTATGGCGGGGCGAGCCAACCCGACGAGCTTAGCTCGTTTTGACACCTTTAATCAGAACTCGAGGACGTACACTAGTATATAGTGTATACATATTATATCTAAATCAAATTAAGAATGAAACACAGTAAACATCGCAACATCATAAAACTAGTTAATGAGATCCTACACTATATATGAGTATTATCTAAATCATATATCCGATGGTCAAATATATCTTTACACATAAGCATAATTATGGGATATTGTTGATGTGGCAAATTATGAGTCATTGGATTTATGATTATGAAGAGAAGTAGGTTGAACTCAACGTCTAACATAAGTATTGGGCTCGTACATCTGGTCAGGTTGTTTTGGATTTGAGGGATCACCGTCTTCAGTTTTCATTGTATAAAACGTTAATTCCTATATGCGTGTAATTTAATATTTCTTTTGATATTAAATGATTTACATAAATCTAGTGCAACCGATCTCTCGGGGTTTGTTGGATCGAAAATGTTTTATGTTATACATACTTCCCTTCGCTACTTTTCTAACGCGGGATGAAACCCAACATAAACAAATTTCTTGATTAAATTTCCTAGATAATATAAAAAGCAAAAAATCCTTAGGACAACCATCCACCCAACAGACAAATCAAAAAACATTGCTTTCCCAATCCATTAGTTTAAACATgatgaattaaaaataaatgcaTACAATGTCAGCATCTGCATTGAGACAGAAAATAGCACATTATAATGAGCCAAGCCACTGTTTCAAACACTCATCAAAAACAAATTAATCTTCAGAAGTTTCCGATTTTCCAATGGAAGAAAACCCGATTCGGGTATCTCAATTCCCTCCGGGGGTCAGATTCCATCCCTCCGACGAAGAATTGATTACGTACTATTTACAAAGGAAAGTTAAGTCCCTTGCGTTGCCGGCCAATGTGATTGCTGATATAGAGCTTTATAACTATAACCCTTGGGATCTACCTAGTTAATTTGTTCTTCTCTAAAACTTGTCTtcttaatttgtttatttttctttgttgaacgttttttttgttttttattattattaatgaggAATCAAATACAGGGAAGGCTTTTCTTGGAGACGACGAATGGTACTTCTTTACACCGAGGGACAGGAAGTACCCGAACGGGGGGAGGCCTAATAGAACGGCTAGATCAGGCTATTGGAAGGCGACTGGTACCGATAAGCCGATCCTGAATTGTTCGGGATCAAGAAGTATTGGGGTGAAAAAAGCTCTAGTTTTCTACAAAGGTAAGCCACCAAAAGGTGTTAAGATGGATTGGATCATGACAGAGTATAGAATGCCCGAGTCATCTCGTACAGAGAGGTCCAAAGGGTCCATGAGAGTAAGTGTTCATTTTTCGCCATAGATTGTGTCAATATGccatatgatatatataattatcaATAACCAAATTCAATGTGTGTTGCTACAAAAATAAGTCGCCTCATCCAATTATAAATCTCATGATCCACCACCTCTCAGAATGAACGTACGTACGTACAATAGGTGTTAAATAAGTTGTAtgcaaaattatattttgatatttgtgtAGTTGGATGACTGGGTACTATGTCGGATCCGACGAAAAGGCAACAAGTCAAAGAATGTACAAGATGATCATCAGGAGGACCAGGTCCTGGATCATCTACCCAAGATTAATGATAGGCTTCCATGGGGGACAATAGCCAATAATATTGGAAGCAGAGACATACTGGTGGACTATTTGCTGTCTAACGAGTTTCACGTGGCGGTCTCGTTGCTTACTGGACACGATCCCAAAATGGAGAGAATCAGCGGAACATCTTATCATGAGGACCAAAGTGACAATATCAAAAGCAGCAACATGGACCGAAAAGTTATCGACAATAGGCCGCCTGAAAAACAGAACAAACTGGCTACTTTTTCTTTGATTCCGGATTGTTTCAACTCATTTCCGGGACAGGGTAAAGAGGATAACTGGAGTGTAAATCTCATAGTTCCCACTGATACAATGATGAACGAGAAAAGAGATGAGGTGGGTCGATCAGATGACGAGGTAATTAACGTGCAAGATCTTGATATGCCAGAATTATTATGGGATGATTTTATCGGGTGAGAGAACGTAACCACTTTATTTTCTGGAAATCTTGGAACTTCAGTCAGCAAGCAAATAAAAATGTGTTAGTCTTCAACAATGTGTAAATGTTATGAGGCTGACACGGTACTGTCTCTACGTATGAAAATaatgtgaataaaataaaatcctatGAGTTGATGTGAAATATATAAATGAAGAAAAGGGTCTTAAGAAGTTTTCTTGTTTCCTTTGATATGAATGAATTCTTCGTATATACCCCAAGCTTGttgtttgataaaataattattgaatatTATCGTCATCTTTATGTAGTTTGTATTTTAGATAtaccataattaaaatattagatCATAAGGTATGCACAATTTAATGCTTTTAACCTCAAATTCTAACAATAAAAGTGGAGGCACTATAAGAATAAGAAAAATGGTCAAGTTAAAACAAGCAAGTTCAACTTCAACATCTTCTCCAATGTCAGATAATTACGTAGTTTTATTAATTAccgatccaaaaaaaaaaagaaaaagataaGTAGTTTATTACAATTTACAACAACAGGCTGCGTTAATATGTGGTGCTTAAAATAAGAGtttgaagaaagaaaaaatgaaactttgtaatttttatttttggctaTAATTCAGATTTCCTTGAAGTGGTCTCATAATTCTAGTGTTCCAAAATcctttatatatgtatatatgtcaATTCCAACATTTCTAATATCATGCGTCCTTGGTTGTCTTCATGATCTAGAATGAGAAATCCTTCCTCCCATCAACATTTATCTCTACATGCTCATTCGATGGCCTTGGTAACGGTGCAACTTGGGACGAAGTATGATCCAGGTTGATGATCTCCGCGGCATCTTGTTCCATATAATGTCCTAACTCAACATGGTGATGATGAAAAGCCGAAGATCCGTCACCCTCATGAAAGCGGGTGGGAGATGGCGATCCCTCGGGGTCCCAGTGTTCCAAGTAGTAGCTTGATTTGTTCGGGGACGTGTGGAGACTACCGTCCATATCACTCTTGTGGTTGCGCAATAGATGAACAGGCGACATGCCGTGGGAAGGCGTGGGGGGCATGCTAGACATGGGCGTGACCGATGTAGAATGCTTGTTGTGTTTGATGTGTTTCTTGGCTGTGTGGTGCCAGTTTTTTAGGGCAGTTGCTATTCTTTCGTTGAATATAGTTGGTCTCATGGATGATCCCATCTGTTGTAACAAAAGTCACACAAATACTTCAAAGGAAAAGTAATTAAGGGATATTGATTCTTATATAGCATATGCATTACTGTGTTTTTTACTTTTGAAATCAAAGGAAAAGTAATTAAGggatattgatttttatatagcATATGTATTACTGTGTTTTTGACTTTTGAAATTACAAAACTATTTCAGTGGCACACTTTCATTAATGAGCATTTATGACATGGAGGTCAAAGTCTAAATGGTATACCGCATGGATCCTAGAGGTTCATTTGAAAACATTTAATAGTTTCCTTCTATCTCGCCTATGCTTGAATTATATTAACGTTGAAGTTTCAAAGATTTTTGCATTGAAATGTCAATAAATTATATTCCAATTATTCAAACAAggggtttatttatttattattattattatttagaatATTCAacgttttataattataattttttttttttggtaaaagCTGATATATAGCatctttatatataatatatctaattaataaaatgaaaaaaatgaaaaaaaaaaaaactttctaTGAAATGAATTATACACATACCTGAGTCACAAGGGCATATAAAGGGAGCGTGACATAGCTACACAAAATCTGGACCAGAACCCTGTCGATTAAAAAGAAAATGGCAACTTGTCagtaatttaatatatatatatattgtaaaatTAACTTTAGCATAAGGTCAAATATATCGACTATGAAATCATTTAAACGAGACTGACCCCATTGAAATTCTGATTATGATGTCCTCCACATGCTCATGGAAACAAGATCTTAGCCCAAATTCATACTGTCCaaggaataaaataaatatgtcaaGATCAACAAGTTGTTGAATATTGGGTacaacttaatattttttttctaaaaaattaaaattttagatttaagtgaatttcaatatatttaatcaatacgagaacttaaaaataattttaatcctTGTACAGATTCTTAATTAAGATCGCGGCCAAGTATTATAATTTAATGTATCATGGAATTAATACAGAATTATATTTTTAGAGAAAACTATGCAAAATATATTAACTTGTGGCATGACTTACTGTTGTCCAGACGAAGAAAGCCAGCTGAAATGCATTCTGAAATGATACATACATAGAACCAAACTTAGCCACATTAACTAATACAAAGTTCCAAACTTTAATATTCCattaaaatgaattttttttaaaaactaatttAATTACCTGAAATAGCACAAAATTAATTAGGTAAAGAATGAGTCGAGGGCGATTGAACCAGAAAAGATTGTCACCGAGCTGAACGACGGGGACTCCCTTAACTACTTCGCCGCGCTCTTGAATGCTCAGCCCCATTTTTGTTATGATCACTTGTAGCTTCGTTCCCACGAGCAGTATAATCtgcatataatttaattttctattaATAACTGGTGAAAATAAATTCGTGTattataaatttaatgaaaactTTTAAATCCGATATATGGATGTTAATTTAGTGGAAATTAGAATGATTTATACTTACAATCAATGGGATGAATGGTAGCCAAAAATATGAGTACCAGCCTGTATGGAAATGTGTACAATTTTTTGTTAgagataatttttattttttcacatcTTTAAACTATGATTTAAAATATGAGTACCAGACTGTATGGAAATGGTAGCCAAAAATATGATTTATACTTAATTTTTTAACATCTTTGAACTATGGTAATGATAATTTTTCATATCTTTGTAACAAAATCGTTTCAACCTATATATATTCGTAATTAGTTTTTAAGATGAATTAATAAGGACTCATCGCGCAAAGAATTTCATATATTGAATAAAGaattaccaaaatattaaaaatattgtttgACTAACTGATAGATTAGTCACTTACCGTGAGTGTTGAAGAGTAAGAACAGCACAGCAAAAAACCATATTGGTGGGCTGAAAGTTaaagattaaaaaaacaaaaacaaaatattagtaaattaaatcacatgacatgtattattttatttttaaaaagaatgGTGATTCTAATACTAGACACGTATTAAACACAgctaatatgaaaaaatataatttcttgAAATATTATTCAACGTTGAATAAATAGCATTTGAAAAATGTGTAAGAAATGTCGAGTATTTTCTAGGCATTGTCTTGTGAAGAAACCAGgttttcaataaaatattaattcaatCATTCAAGGAAACGAGATTAAAAAGCGAAAACGAAAATGAAGTACAAACCTTATCCCAACCACCACTTTGAAGTCTTCTTCTAATGACCTCttgatatatttttgaaaatcaaattttgtTTGGCTATGTGGAGCCAAGTGCGCCTGAAAAACATATCAAATTAAGTTTGTGTTTGGAtagataaattttataaaatgtaTGGATTTCGActgtaattatattattatagtgAAATAgtatatcaaattttaaataCATATCTTACTTATTGACACATTAGTAATTATACAAAGTTGaatgaatttcaaatgacatttataatatatattgaatgaatttaaaatttattttaattaacataaaatattatataaatatgtaaGTGATAGATTTGAAGTTTTTTGTTTACTTATCCAAACAACAAAAAGtgtatttgaaaattatgaattGAAAGTCATGGTCCAATCACAATCTAAAATCAGTTtacacatattttttttaaaaaaaa comes from the Henckelia pumila isolate YLH828 chromosome 1, ASM3356847v2, whole genome shotgun sequence genome and includes:
- the LOC140876415 gene encoding MLO-like protein 6, with the translated sequence MAGADGARTLEQTPTWAVAVVCFVLVAISIVIEFFIHLIGKWLKSKHKRALYESLEKVKAELMLLGFISLLLTVGQNLISDICISEEAAATWHPCSKRQEEVKYPDTLADQNRRKLLTADGEDHRRFLASAKTDKCGAKGKVTFVSAYGIHQLHIFIFVLAIFHVLYCIITLALGRLKMRSWKAWEKETRTAEYQFSHDPERFRFARETSFGRRHMSFWSKTPLSLWIVCFFRQFVRSVPKVDYLTLRHGFIMAHLAPHSQTKFDFQKYIKRSLEEDFKVVVGISPPIWFFAVLFLLFNTHGWYSYFWLPFIPLIIILLVGTKLQVIITKMGLSIQERGEVVKGVPVVQLGDNLFWFNRPRLILYLINFVLFQNAFQLAFFVWTTYEFGLRSCFHEHVEDIIIRISMGVLVQILCSYVTLPLYALVTQMGSSMRPTIFNERIATALKNWHHTAKKHIKHNKHSTSVTPMSSMPPTPSHGMSPVHLLRNHKSDMDGSLHTSPNKSSYYLEHWDPEGSPSPTRFHEGDGSSAFHHHHVELGHYMEQDAAEIINLDHTSSQVAPLPRPSNEHVEINVDGRKDFSF
- the LOC140876416 gene encoding NAC transcription factor 32-like, which encodes MEENPIRVSQFPPGVRFHPSDEELITYYLQRKVKSLALPANVIADIELYNYNPWDLPRKAFLGDDEWYFFTPRDRKYPNGGRPNRTARSGYWKATGTDKPILNCSGSRSIGVKKALVFYKGKPPKGVKMDWIMTEYRMPESSRTERSKGSMRLDDWVLCRIRRKGNKSKNVQDDHQEDQVLDHLPKINDRLPWGTIANNIGSRDILVDYLLSNEFHVAVSLLTGHDPKMERISGTSYHEDQSDNIKSSNMDRKVIDNRPPEKQNKLATFSLIPDCFNSFPGQGKEDNWSVNLIVPTDTMMNEKRDEVGRSDDEVINVQDLDMPELLWDDFIG